The Sphaeramia orbicularis chromosome 16, fSphaOr1.1, whole genome shotgun sequence genome window below encodes:
- the LOC115434936 gene encoding protein S100-A1-like, whose protein sequence is MSKLQNLKMSELQNAMESLVAVFHNYSSKEGDKYKLNKSELKTLLQEELGDFMAVSNDPRRVECILEDLDENGDGEVDFQEFVVLVAALTVACNDFFEDFLKTKTDGKICSEQN, encoded by the exons ATGTCCAAGCTGCAGAATCTGAAAATGTCAGAGCTGCAGAATGCCATGGAGTCCCTGGTCGCTGTGTTCCACAACTATTCTTCAAAGGAAGGGGACAAGTACAAGCTGAATAAATCTGAACTGAAGACCCTGTTACAGGAAGAACTGGGGGATTTCATGGCA GTCAGTAACGACCCCAGAAGGGTGGAGTGTATCCTGGAGGACCTGGATGAAAACGGTGATGGGGAGGTGGACTTCCAGGAGTTCGTCGTGCTCGTCGCCGCATTAACGGTCGCATGCAACGACTTCTTTGAAGATTTTCTCAAAACTAAAACAGATGGAAAAATCTGTTCTGAACAGAACTAG